A genomic segment from Agrobacterium vitis encodes:
- a CDS encoding Gfo/Idh/MocA family protein, with protein sequence MTIEASKSQQRAPKIRLGMVGGGQGAFIGAVHRMAARLDDHYDLVAGALSSTPEKSLASGRDLGLDPTRCYGSFEEMASSEAARPDGIEAVSIVTPNHMHYPAAKAFLERGIHVICDKPLTSNLEDAKKLKEVADKAKALFILTHNYTGYPMVRHARELVQNGELGEIRLVQMEYPQDWLAEPVEQTGAKQAVWRTDPAQSGVGGSTGDIGTHAYNLGSFISGLELEELAADVHTFVEGRRLDDNAHVMLRFQGGAKGLLWCSQVATGNENGLKVRIYGTKAGIEWTQADPNYLWFTKLGEPKQLITRGGAGAGGAAARVTRIPGGHPEGYLEAFATIYSEAAQAILAARTGAAVDPAVVYPTVDDGVKGVAFVTACIESSKQNGAWVRV encoded by the coding sequence ATGACCATCGAAGCAAGCAAATCGCAGCAACGCGCCCCCAAAATCCGCCTCGGCATGGTGGGCGGCGGGCAGGGCGCGTTTATTGGCGCGGTCCACCGTATGGCGGCAAGGCTCGACGACCATTACGATCTGGTGGCGGGGGCTTTGTCCTCGACGCCGGAAAAGTCCCTGGCCTCTGGCCGCGATCTGGGGCTCGATCCCACCCGCTGCTATGGCTCTTTTGAAGAAATGGCTTCGAGCGAAGCGGCGCGCCCGGATGGGATCGAGGCGGTGTCTATCGTCACGCCCAATCACATGCATTACCCGGCGGCAAAAGCCTTTCTGGAGCGCGGCATCCATGTGATCTGCGACAAGCCGCTAACCTCCAATCTGGAGGATGCCAAAAAACTGAAAGAGGTTGCCGACAAGGCTAAAGCCCTGTTTATCCTCACCCACAATTATACCGGCTATCCCATGGTGCGCCATGCGCGGGAACTGGTGCAAAACGGCGAGCTGGGCGAGATCCGGCTGGTACAGATGGAATATCCGCAGGATTGGCTGGCGGAACCGGTGGAGCAGACAGGCGCCAAGCAGGCCGTATGGCGCACCGACCCGGCCCAATCGGGTGTCGGCGGCTCCACCGGCGATATCGGCACCCATGCCTATAACCTCGGCAGCTTCATTTCCGGATTGGAACTGGAGGAACTCGCCGCCGACGTGCACACCTTCGTTGAAGGCCGCAGGCTGGATGACAACGCCCATGTGATGCTGCGCTTCCAAGGCGGCGCCAAGGGGTTGTTATGGTGCAGCCAGGTGGCAACCGGCAATGAAAACGGGTTGAAAGTGCGCATCTACGGCACCAAGGCCGGGATCGAATGGACGCAAGCCGATCCGAACTACCTGTGGTTCACCAAGCTCGGCGAACCAAAGCAACTGATCACCCGCGGCGGTGCCGGGGCCGGTGGGGCAGCCGCCCGCGTCACCCGCATTCCCGGCGGCCATCCGGAAGGCTATCTTGAAGCCTTCGCCACCATCTATTCCGAAGCCGCCCAGGCTATTCTTGCCGCGCGAACGGGTGCGGCGGTTGATCCGGCGGTCGTTTATCCGACTGTCGATGATGGGGTGAAGGGCGTGGCTTTTGTGACGGCGTGTATCGAATCGTCGAAGCAGAATGGGGCTTGGGTGCGAGTTTGA